The window ACTCGGTATCACTTGGCCTGGtatgtgaagtgttttgtttttttaggcGGTAGATCAGCTTTACTATTGCAGATATATTGTGGTTTCCATCAAtgcaattgtctgcatcatttccagtTCTATCtatcaaaaaaataaacatcctatcactgtcaactgcgtttattttcagcaaacttaacgtgttaatatttgtatgaatataacaagacatagtcacatgtctgtggaacttgttcagtttgtctaacagaagtggaataatgtgtccctgaacaaagggggtgggggtcaaaatcaaaagtaagtcagtatctggtgtggccacgaGCTGCattttaagtactgcagtgcatctccacctcatggactgtaccagatttgccagttcttgctgtgagatgttaccccactcttctaccaaggcacctgcaagttcccagacatttctgggtggaatggccctagccctcaccctccgatccaacaggtcccagacgtgctcaatgggattgagatccaggctcatggcagaacactgacattcctgtcttgcaggaaatcgcacacagaacgagcagtatggtggcattgtcatgctggagggtcatgtcagaatgagcctgcaggaagggtaccacttgagggaggaggttgtcttccctgttatgcacagtgttgagattgcctgcaatgacaagctcagtccgatgatactgtgacacacTACCCCaggccatgacggaccctccatctccaaattgatcctgctccagagtacaggcctcggtgtaacgctcattccttcgacgataaacgcgaatccaaccatcaccccggGTGAGACAGAACCGTGAAttgtcagagaagagcacttttgccagtccagtctggtccagtgacggtgggtttgtgcccataggcaatgttattgccggtgatgtctggtgaggacctgccttacaacaggtctacaacCCTCAGTCCAGCGCCTCTCAgcttattgcggacagtctgagcactgatggagggactgtgcattcctggtgtaactcgggctgttaatgccatcctgtacctgtcccgcaggtgtgatgttcggctgtACAGATCCTGtgaaggccattcttgaacatgggctGAGACATTCTTATCTGctagaaccagtttggatttaagtataactttcgTATGATCTAAGCCTGTAGTAAGAGTATAATGCTTTTTAAAAAATAATCTCTGCTctctgaattcatattcattatataaataaggCCGTTTTAAAATTGTCTGGCTTGCAATTCTAAATAAAATCGACATTTTTGTTCATAtaaccttaaaaaaaaaacaagtggaTAGGTGTAGGCAAGGCCATTAGCAAatgggtaaactgggatatgactaaagagttaatcagggaaAAACAATTCCACTAATTGACAGCGATTTTCCTTTCCACGGTAGCAAGATCTTAGTAAAGGTAACTTTCTATAATGTTTTATTGTTGTGagaatttctttctttcgggaTGTGAATAGCGAGTTTGTCACTTCACCGTCGGAatattttattggtaaactacatggtaatgtaaaagttgtttTTATTAGTGATCAATACGTAatatttatcataatttggttgtaatctAGAGGTTAGAAAATGTATAGAGGCTGTGGAGTgatccaaattgtggatttaaaagaaaatatGAACAATCATGAATTGTTAACACCTTGTTTTTAAGCCCTAGATTTCTAGAcctttgatattattgttggatcttaTTTGAACAGCTAATGTTTTGAAggccataataaatagacatGCTGATCGTGGAAAACCATTGGTTTAATGCTTTCTGAGAAGTTGCAATTATTTaccataactttaacccattgtgtaacagagattctccaaaattgaagtattacaggcatttatatataagtTCCTGTCCTACTTTTCAAAGTtagctatgaataccaggcctggtttcccagaatTCTCGGTGTTCTATTGTTTCCCATACtcgtcttatattatctccaatgtatcatccatttaaaaaaacctgtctgattaggatgaataatatccgacAGTCTGTATTCCaggtaaggcttctctcagaaACATGTTCTTTTAACATCCATTTCAGCAGTATTGATTATCTTTTAGCTTGTTTCTTTATCCATGGTCACAGCTTTTTCGTCACTCATTTCGAGTCTCCCCTTCATATCCTTTATTTCTTTACTTTAGTTCAAGTGCACCCAATTTATCATTCACTGATTTTTAGCAGAACGGTTTCTACTCTTGGCGTACCAGGTGGCGAAAAGCATAAATCATCTGTCTGTCAAGGAATCTTGTAGCATTGTCTTGGAGTTGGGTTCTCCATTTTTCGTCCCGGTTCCTTTCCGACATGTTTTGGCCTTGACTGTGTTTGAAATATTTATCAATTAACTTCTCTGGCCTTGTGTTTTTTGCTGTTATTATTCAGCCTGAATGTTATTGCCCACAATTAAATACATCGGTGTAGTGCTACTATTTAGTCCGTTTTTAGAGATAATGAATATTGTGATTTCGCATAACTCATTTTACACCGCCATCTTCAGTCCATCACTGCCACAACCTTacgaatgtcaaatcaaattttatttgtcacatacacatggttagcggatgttaatgcgagtgtagcgaaatgcttgtgcttctagttccgacaatgcagtaataaccagcaagtaatctaactaacaattccaaaactactgtcttatacacacaagtgtagggggataaagaatatgtacataaagatatatgaatgagtgacggtacagagcggcataggcaagatacagtagatggtatcgagtacagtatatacatatgagatgagtatgtaaacaaagtggcatagttagtggctagtgatacatgtgttacataaagatgcagtagatgatatagagtacagtatatatgtatacatatgagatgaataatgtagggtatgtaaacattatattaggtagcattgtttaaagtggctagggatatattttacatttcccatcaattcccattactaaagtggctggagttgcgTCAGTGtgatggcagcagccactcaatgttagtggtggctgtttaacagtctgatggccttgagatagaagctgtttttcagtctctcggtcccagctttgatgcacctgtactgacctcgccttctggatgatagcggggtgaacaggcagtggctcgggtggttgatgtccttgatgatctttatggccttcctgtaacatcgggtggtgtaggtgtcctggaggtcaggtagtctgcccccggtgatgcgttgtgcagacctcactaccctctggagagccttacggttgtgggcggagcagttgccgtaccaggcggtgatacagcccgccaggatgctctcgattgtgcatctgtataagtttgagtgcttttggtgacaagcctcctgaggttgaagaggcgctgctgcgccttcttcacgatgctgtctgtgtgggtggaccaattcagtttgtctgtgatgtgtatgccgaggaacttaactttctaccctctccactactgttccatcgatgtggataggggggtgttccctctgctgtttcctgaagtccacaatcatctccttagttttgttgacgttgtgtgaggttattttcctgacaccacactccgagggccctcacctcctccctgtaggcagtctcgtcgttgttggtaatcaagcctaccactgttgtcgtccgcaaacttgatgattgagttggaggtgtacGTGACCACGCAgccgtgtgtgaacagggagtacaggagagtgctcagaacgcacccttgtggggccccagtgttgaggatcagcggggtggagatgttgttgcctaccctcaccacctgggggcggcccgtcaggaagtccagtaaccagttgcacagggcggggtcgagacccagggtctcgcttgatgacgagcttggagggtactatggtgttgaatgctgagctgtagtcgatgaacagcattctcacacaggtgttcctcttgtccagatgggttagggcagtgtggttgagattgcatcctctgtggacctatttgggcggtaagcaaattggagtgggtctagggtgtcaggtagggtggaggtgatatggtccttgactagtctctcaaagcacttcatgatgacggaagtgagtgctacagggcggtagtcgtttagctcagttaccttagctttcttgggaacaggaacaatggtggccctcttgaagcatgtgggaacagcagactgggatagggattgatttgAATATGTCAgtgaacacaccagccagctggtctgcgcatgctctgagggtgcggctggggatgccgtctgggcctgcagccttgcgagggttaacacgtttaaatgttttactcacctcggctgcagtgaaggagaggccgcatgttttggttgcaggccgtgtcagtggcactgtattgtcctcaaagcgggcaaatgTTTCCATGTACTCGTTAGTAAAATGTTGGTATTGTGACAACACTAGTTCTAGCAATAAACCAGTACAGCTGTTATATTCTGTTCGACGCTCATTCCTGAAACTTGCAGGATTTCAGTTCCTCTTTTGTTCCCATTGCAGGTGAACATGCTGCGGAAGGGCTTTGGGGAGGTGGGGGACCCTAAAGGAGGCAGCACAGGGACGACCAGCGGCTCCCAGTTCTTGGAGCAGTTTAAGACTGCACAAGCTTTGGCCCAGCTGGCTGCCCAGCAGTCCCAGACAGGACAGCCCAACCCCACCCCTTCTTCCTGGGACACTAACTCCGCAGAGCTGGGCCACTATGGTAAGAGGAGATATATAGGGACGGTTGGAATGGTTAAGTAAAGCAGGGGGTGTACATAGTGGCTAGACTAACTTGGGTTTACAGAGATTTTGAAAAATGCCTACATGACTGGTTATGAAGAGAAGACATCTTAAATGCCCTTATGCATGGTTCAGAATTGGATGTTTTATAGCGGTCAGGTGCAGCCCCTATATTCctttctcccatccttctctccccccaGACATCAAGGCCCAGCCAGAACCTCCGGTCCACAGCCCCTTCACCAAGCGCCATCCCTACCAGCCCACCACCTCCGTGTTGGACGCTTTCCTCCCCCCTTCCTCAGATTCCTCCTCCCTGCCCTCACAGAGCAGCCCCTCGTCCCACATGGCGCCCCCTGTGTCTGTCCTCCCCAAGATGGTGGTGCCCCCCTTGGGGCACCAGGTGTCCCCTGACTCATCGGATGCTCAGGGTTCCAGCCCTCTGCCACTGCAGCAGCACAAGCTCAAGCAACAGAAGAAGAGGACCTCCATCACCACCAAGGTAACAGCTCAACACTGATATAAGGACAATGTAAAATGGCTGGTCATGCTGCGCCTAATTTCTAATTATTTTCGATAGGTAAAAGTTGCTCACTCACAGCCAAAAGTGTGCACACATTCACTTTACTGTTAGCCTAACCATTGTTTCCCTCCCTAACTCTGCTTACCTTTTCATAAATAATTACTTTGCTTTCCCAGACATCAACCATatctttattatattttattcCAGATCCCAGCGATGGCGGTGGAGATGCCTGGCTCGGCAGACATCTCTGGGCTGAACCTGCAGTTTGGAGCACTGCAGTTTGGCTCTGAACCTGTGCTCCAGGAGTACGACAGCGCCAACACCACCACACCAGGAAGCCAGGTTCAAAACAGCCTCTACACAAGCCCCAGCTGGTGAGCACACCGGTCATACCAGACACTGCAAAATTGGTGTACGATATGAGTTGTATACCGCTATAACGCCACACACGCATGTGTGGGGCACCAGCGTCAAAGTGGGCCCACTTTGACCCCTTCTCTTATCTCAAAGTAACCCATGGCTTTATCTAATCTCTCTGCTTCTTGTCCTCCAGTGAGGCGATTCCCTCCAACCCCAGTCAGATTGACATGTACGACCAGAGGGCTCCCCAGGCCCGGCGCTTCcccacccctgtctcctccccgcAGAAAGAGGTGAGCCTCCATTCCTATTGCTCTACCTCCTTGAGATTAATTCCTCTATTCATATTGCTTTGATTCTTAGAGAAATACAAAATAAAGCAATTTCTCTGTTTTTCACTTTTCTTTGATTGGCTCCCTCTGTTATTGAATAGCATGTTGCTATGGAAACGACTCCCCTAAATTTGTGTACCGTAACAAGCCCACCTGAACTTGTTTTTTCAGAATGGATTCAATTCAATACAGACGCATTCTGTGGAAGGTGAGTGATTTTGGTAGAGGTGAGGGTTTGCAGTGAAGGAAGTCTAATGTGGTGTTTATGGCCGGCGTGGAAACCGTGTGAGTCGTAATCCGCTAACATGCATTATAATGCATTTCCTGGATGTAGGTTGAGTACTCGGGAACCATGCCTGTTATTTTGTGGTCCTATTAGTATTTTACAGCTATTCGCCCAGTGTCCCTAAAAGTTAATACCGTTTAGAATGGAAATCTGCCCTATTAGACAGTGCGTTCTAGAGCTGTCGTCTATCTGGGTTGACACTAATCCCagactctttctctccctctctgtacttTCTGTTTCTGTCCAGCTGCAGCAGGCTCTGCAGTGTCTGTGAAGTCGGCCTCTGATTCTGCCACGCCTGCATCAGTCTCCATGGCTACATTGACAGACAGTGGCTCAGGGCCCGTGTCCTTGTTGACCACATCCAATCAGTTGTCGCACAGCGCTCTGGGGCACAATGAAGACCTGCCCCCGAATACCATGCCTCAGCACAGCAAGTAAGATGCCACTCTTGAAGGGCTTGAGTAATTTGAAGAGTTTGGATTGTAGGAGTGCCAGTGGATAATGGTTCTTTATTCAACTAAATTGATGGACGATCGTTTGTTCTTTCAGTTCCCTTTCTACACAGCAGAAAAGTCTCGCGCCATCCCAAGTCCGCACATCCAACACCAGTCTAatggtgagtgtgtgagagattgCATTTCCTGTGATGGATGCATCAAATACTTCTTAATCTAACCTAGTGGGTATTTAATCATGTTTATCATaaccatctcctcttctctccattcatCCATCCTTATAGCACCAGAGCATAGAGGACTCTAGCTTGCACTCTTCCTCCTTCACTTCCTCGGTCTCGGCGgtcccctcttcctctgtcctctcttcctcgtcGGTGGTTGCAGCAGCTCAGCAGGTCTCCATGGGGGCCCCTCAGCCCTCTTCAGTGAACACAGTGTCTCAGTCAGCCCCCTCGGGCTTGGCCCCTGTGAGCAACCTAGCGGCCATGGGCCTCCACACAGTAGCCTCCATGGGACCTCCAGCCGTTGCCTCCGCAGCCATGTCCACAGGAGCACCAGCCCAGGCTATcgcttcctccacctcctcacgcAGCTCTGCAGTCTCCTCAGGTTAGACATGGATTGTTGGTAAAGGTTTGCGTCACAAATGGCActgtttcctatatagtgcactacttttgactggagcCCTAtgggctatatagggaataggttgccatttgggatgtaaatgGGGTCTGGTTTAGATTTGAGTTGTGATGGGGTGTGATAACTTGAAGTGTGTTGTATGTTTTTTCTTTCTAATGCTATTTCCATCCTATTATTTCACAtgttttttgtcttgtttttgcTGGTCTCTTTACAGGGAAAGCACCTCCTAACCTGCCCCCTGGAGTGCCCCCTCTGCTTCCCAACCCATACATTATGGCTCCCGGACTACTGCATGCTTACCCTGTAAGTACTCCTCACGGTCTCTGTCAACTAAACCTGCCTTTAGGTCATGGAAATCATGGCAAGGTCTATCGAAGTGTGACTGACTGCTTATATCTGCGCATATCGTcattctatgttctgtttttTTTACACTTTCTAAAAGTTCAGATTTAGTGCTTCATAATGGTATACTGCAATTGGAGGGAAATTCCCAAAGTAATTTTTCCCCCCTTTTTGTCTTGTTTCTCAGCCTCAGGTGTATGGCTATGATGACCTACAGATGCTCCAGACAAGAATACCATTGGTGAGTCTAAGCTATCTGCATATAACCCATCCATGCGTAGACTGGCCAAATATGACTTTGCTAGTAACTCTAGCAACCGCTGGTTATTTAAAGACGTGAACAACTGTTCTTGGAACTCATTTGTTTCCAGGAACTTTGCGATGTGATGCAATTGGATATATATAGTCTCATAATCCTTTCGTACAAGTCAAAACTGAGCCTCTTCTGTCATCTCAGGATTACTACAGCATCCCGTTTGCCACCCCCAGCACAGCACTGACTGGCAGAGATGGCAGCCTGAGCAACAACCCGTACTCTGGTAAAGCACCGTTCTAACCTCTGTCTGTTGTCTGACTCTACTTTCCTATTCTACGGTCTATGTACAGAGTGCTAACACAGTGACGGGAGCGGTTTGGTGTTGGGAACAAACACACATCAGTTGACCCTGACCTGTGTCTCATGTCTATGCAAGGGGAACAGTGGTGCTAGAACAGTGTGCAGCTGGCACCAGATAGTCGGACCTTAATCGCCGTGACTAACTGATCTCAATGACTCACCCGCCCATTGCTTGAACACAATGGAAGGTGTCACTTTTTCtcactcatctctccctcatccccctttcACTCACTCCTTCCCCCCCCCGGGCAGGTGACTTATCAAAGTTTGGTCGAGGTGATGCGTCGTCCCCGGCGCCGGCCACCACTTTGGCCCAGCAGACGCAGCAGAACCAGAGCCAGACGCACCACACCACGCAGCAGCCTTTCCTCAACCCAGCGCTGCCCCCAGGCTACAGCTACACCAGCCTGCCCTATTACACTGGCGTGCCAGGCCTGCCCAACACCTTCCAGTATGGCCCCGCTATGTTCCCGGTGAGGCTTCACATGATTTGTCTGGATGTTGTTTTGGAtgtcttaaaaaaaaatattatgaaGTTTACAAGTCAACGAGAGCATGTTCTCCTGATACATGTACAAATGCATTTTGTAATATGAGTTGTGAACTGTCCTAATTTATAATCGGGACACAAATGTACTGTAAACAGTTTCTCGCTTTAATTGAGAGAATCCAGTATGCTGTTCACCAGTTCATCTCTAACCTGTGTTGGTTTCTAGGTGGCTCCTACCTCGTCGAAGCAGCACGGTGTGAACGTTGGAGTCAATGCCTCGGCAACTGCCTTCCAGCAGGCCAGCGGCTACGGTACCCATGGTTACAACACTGGTAAGACTCACCCTGTGTAACAGCATCTGTTCAGGGGTCATTCAGTACACTGTACATGCTGATATAAtggctatctacactacatgcaactaaaagtcagtttagttgacAATGTGTGCTTTCACTTTTATATTTAGTAGGCCTCTCACATTGAAAAGTTTGGATTTGATGCAACACTTGCCCGCGCATAAGGCTGACATTGCCCACATTACCGGTCAACATCAAATGTTCTTTAACATGGCTAGTGGATGAAACGGCATGAACTCCAACCTTTCTAATCAAGCATGCATAGCCACagcagggtttccgttagccagTAATAGCCAGCTTTAGGCTgttaaaaaatatgaaaaaaattAGCGCCGCCCAATTGTTTGGGAGAAGAAAAATCCCACTGTGAAGTAACATGTTtttttagcctattcattgatggaaatgtCAGTTGATGGAAATTTGACCAGTCATGCTTTTTGGTCTGTTAATTTGCATAAGTATGTGGAATTAAATTGTCATGTCAGTGTATATTCATTATGTATCACATGCATACAGAGCCTTTGGGTGTAAAATCTGTCAGGCAGCTCTTTTATAAGCCCACTCATTGcgcaacaattctaaatgcaaaaATAGTTTTTGGCCCATGATTTAAGagctatttttatttctcaactggcAATTGAAACACGCTTTTCATTCACCATTCAAATGCATAGGCAACCACTTAGCATTGAGCTGGAGgccgtatgcattttgaaaacatagctacttaattgtttgaaatgTGAACAAAATTATGAGGTATGTTTTACCTCCAAAGTAGCAAATCCAAAATCAAACCATATCTGTAGAGGCAATTTATTTCAatacttccatatgccattgaaaccagtagcctatttcTCATGTTCTACTGgttttcaactttctttcattgtctggTAACCAAATGCACATTTGTACGttgcctactgccatgtgcgcattgctgctcTAATAATGTTAagaaatagtttatcaacattttaagcaattagttctgatctgttgcatcagattCATTGCTTTAAAGAAAATATATGTTGCCTTGGCCTACTGGTTGTACGAATTGTCCCAGGGTCTGTCTGGGCTATTTCTTTCCAGACAAGCAGACCAATAGAATAAGTACACTTtactactatgggggatagtagttAGACATATGCTCATAAGCGGCACGTCCATAAACCTAAGGGAAAAGTCTCAACTTAATTGAGAGAACAACACCTTAATGGCACCAGTGGAGAGCATTCTTGTTcaactaaatgtttttttttgggggggggggaacaaTAATTTCCTCCAGTTCAGATGGATGTCATATTCTATTTCTCTTCTCCTTGTAGGCCAATTATATGGTCAAAGTTGTGCTAATTGTTATGTTTTCCAGTGTTAGCAGAGTAGGCTATCCTTTAATTTGTcgtattaaaaaatattttgaatgtCTCAGTGTAggagaattgcatgaaatgtgtttcctgtGCAAAGAAAGGAACATATCTGCTATAGCACATGCTCAGCCATGCATTCATTGAGCAGTCTTTTTTTTGAGAATAGTGAGTTATATTATTAGCCGAAATAATGACTGtccaatctactcatcacattacAAATAGTAGGCCATCTTACATAACTCTGTAAATACGATGACGCATGGAATGCTTTATTAAAGGtgtatttttatggtgaaaatttgcttccccaaacttgaactCACACGCACCTATgcataggctagtgattttgctgtttgttggctgaggaaaagtaaacgTGGACAGTTGTTCCAACATGTTCAAAGTGCGCGGTAAGGACACGCGTCATTGCGTCTTTGACTTGAATGTTATGTTGAGATTATTTGGCATAATCTGTTTGATTTTGTCATTTTGagcactttaaaaa of the Oncorhynchus tshawytscha isolate Ot180627B linkage group LG31, Otsh_v2.0, whole genome shotgun sequence genome contains:
- the LOC112230007 gene encoding ubiquitin-associated protein 2-like isoform X3, translating into MMTSVGGNRACGSWEQQTGQTQHKQRPQATAEQIRLAQMISDHNDADFEEKVKQLIDITGKDQDESMIALHDCNGDVNRAINVLLEGSPDTDSWEMVGKKKGVSGQKEPGHAETGEEGKENRERVAERDVARRRGGAPRRGRGASRGREFRVQENGLDGGKAAGIAGRGTERGHRGRGRGRGGERERGRRGGRFSAQGMGQIDKGPRYDFSGDERTFNPADYAEPTQTEESYSGGSTWNNTGNLEPEEGPRIEYSAGGEGTNYQPKFDSAPCAWRSATEEWGTEDWNEDLSETKIFTASSVVSMPLPQENVTITAGQRIDLAVLLGKTSPSSEAPVPIEASQPPSLPQSLVFSNSKQPLSQTTSSSTSYTQHSMVNMLRKGFGEVGDPKGGSTGTTSGSQFLEQFKTAQALAQLAAQQSQTGQPNPTPSSWDTNSAELGHYDIKAQPEPPVHSPFTKRHPYQPTTSVLDAFLPPSSDSSSLPSQSSPSSHMAPPVSVLPKMVVPPLGHQVSPDSSDAQGSSPLPLQQHKLKQQKKRTSITTKIPAMAVEMPGSADISGLNLQFGALQFGSEPVLQEYDSANTTTPGSQVQNSLYTSPSCEAIPSNPSQIDMYDQRAPQARRFPTPVSSPQKENGFNSIQTHSVEAAAGSAVSVKSASDSATPASVSMATLTDSGSGPVSLLTTSNQLSHSALGHNEDLPPNTMPQHSNSLSTQQKSLAPSQVRTSNTSLMHQSIEDSSLHSSSFTSSVSAVPSSSVLSSSSVVAAAQQVSMGAPQPSSVNTVSQSAPSGLAPVSNLAAMGLHTVASMGPPAVASAAMSTGAPAQAIASSTSSRSSAVSSGKAPPNLPPGVPPLLPNPYIMAPGLLHAYPPQVYGYDDLQMLQTRIPLDYYSIPFATPSTALTGRDGSLSNNPYSGDLSKFGRGDASSPAPATTLAQQTQQNQSQTHHTTQQPFLNPALPPGYSYTSLPYYTGVPGLPNTFQYGPAMFPVAPTSSKQHGVNVGVNASATAFQQASGYGTHGYNTGYEDMGQASGSGDFCKGGYGTAVAAAASAQNKQASSVSGPGVGVSVTSSNTGVPDISGSVYTKTQQQQSYEKQQGFHAGTPAASFSLPSALGGGGPINPPAAAGYAPAPFMHILAPHQQPHSQILHHHLQQDGQSGGTGQRSQNASLQQKTQINKSAYNSYNWGAN
- the LOC112230007 gene encoding ubiquitin-associated protein 2-like isoform X7 — its product is MMTSVGGNRACGSWEQQTGQTQHKQRPQATAEQIRLAQMISDHNDADFEEKVKQLIDITGKDQDESMIALHDCNGDVNRAINVLLEGSPDTDSWEMVGKKKGVSGQKEPGHAETGEEGKENRERVAERDVARRRGGAPRRGRGASRGREFRVQENGLDGGKAAGIAGRGTERGHRGRGRGRGGERERGRRGGRFSAQGMGQIDKGPRYDFSGDERTFNPADYAEPTQTEESYSGGSTWNNTGNLEPEEGPRIEYSAGGEGTNYQPKFDSAPCAWRSATEEWGTEDWNEDLSETKIFTASSVVSMPLPQENVTITAGQRIDLAVLLGKTSPSSEAPVPIEASQPPSLPQSLVFSNSKQPLSQTTSSSTSYTQHSMVNMLRKGFGEVGDPKGGSTGTTSGSQFLEQFKTAQALAQLAAQQSQTGQPNPTPSSWDTNSAELGHYDIKAQPEPPVHSPFTKRHPYQPTTSVLDAFLPPSSDSSSLPSQSSPSSHMAPPVSVLPKMVVPPLGHQVSPDSSDAQGSSPLPLQQHKLKQQKKRTSITTKIPAMAVEMPGSADISGLNLQFGALQFGSEPVLQEYDSANTTTPGSQVQNSLYTSPSCEAIPSNPSQIDMYDQRAPQARRFPTPVSSPQKENGFNSIQTHSVEAAAGSAVSVKSASDSATPASVSMATLTDSGSGPVSLLTTSNQLSHSALGHNEDLPPNTMPQHSNSLSTQQKSLAPSQVRTSNTSLMHQSIEDSSLHSSSFTSSVSAVPSSSVLSSSSVVAAAQQVSMGAPQPSSVNTVSQSAPSGLAPVSNLAAMGLHTVASMGPPAVASAAMSTGAPAQAIASSTSSRSSAVSSGKAPPNLPPGVPPLLPNPYIMAPGLLHAYPPQVYGYDDLQMLQTRIPLDYYSIPFATPSTALTGRDGSLSNNPYSGDLSKFGRGDASSPAPATTLAQQTQQNQSQTHHTTQQPFLNPALPPGYSYTSLPYYTGVPGLPNTFQYGPAMFPVAPTSSKQHGVNVGVNASATAFQQASGYGTHGYNTGVSVTSSNTGVPDISGSVYTKTQQQQSYEKQQGFHAGTPAASFSLPSALGGGGPINPPAAAGYAPAPFMHILAPHQQPHSQILHHHLQQDGQSGGTGQRSQNASLQQKTQINKSAYNSYNWGAN
- the LOC112230007 gene encoding ubiquitin-associated protein 2-like isoform X4; this translates as MMTSVGGNRACGSWEQQTGQTQHKQRPQATAEQIRLAQMISDHNDADFEEKVKQLIDITGKDQDESMIALHDCNGDVNRAINVLLEGSPDTDSWEMVGKKKGVSGQKEPGHAETGEEGKENRERVAERDVARRRGGAPRRGRGASRGREFRVQENGLDGGKAAGIAGRGTERGHRGRGRGRGGERERGRRGGRFSAQGMGTFNPADYAEPTQTEESYSGGSTWNNTGNLEPEEGPRIEYSAGGEGTNYQPKFDSAPCAWRSATEEWGTEDWNEDLSETKIFTASSVVSMPLPQENVTITAGQRIDLAVLLGKTSPSSEAPVPIEASQPPSLPQSLVFSNSKQPLSQTTSSSTSYTQHSMVNMLRKGFGEVGDPKGGSTGTTSGSQFLEQFKTAQALAQLAAQQSQTGQPNPTPSSWDTNSAELGHYDIKAQPEPPVHSPFTKRHPYQPTTSVLDAFLPPSSDSSSLPSQSSPSSHMAPPVSVLPKMVVPPLGHQVSPDSSDAQGSSPLPLQQHKLKQQKKRTSITTKIPAMAVEMPGSADISGLNLQFGALQFGSEPVLQEYDSANTTTPGSQVQNSLYTSPSCEAIPSNPSQIDMYDQRAPQARRFPTPVSSPQKENGFNSIQTHSVEAAAGSAVSVKSASDSATPASVSMATLTDSGSGPVSLLTTSNQLSHSALGHNEDLPPNTMPQHSNSLSTQQKSLAPSQVRTSNTSLMHQSIEDSSLHSSSFTSSVSAVPSSSVLSSSSVVAAAQQVSMGAPQPSSVNTVSQSAPSGLAPVSNLAAMGLHTVASMGPPAVASAAMSTGAPAQAIASSTSSRSSAVSSGLFTGKAPPNLPPGVPPLLPNPYIMAPGLLHAYPPQVYGYDDLQMLQTRIPLDYYSIPFATPSTALTGRDGSLSNNPYSGDLSKFGRGDASSPAPATTLAQQTQQNQSQTHHTTQQPFLNPALPPGYSYTSLPYYTGVPGLPNTFQYGPAMFPVAPTSSKQHGVNVGVNASATAFQQASGYGTHGYNTGYEDMGQASGSGDFCKGGYGTAVAAAASAQNKQASSVSGPGVGVSVTSSNTGVPDISGSVYTKTQQQQSYEKQQGFHAGTPAASFSLPSALGGGGPINPPAAAGYAPAPFMHILAPHQQPHSQILHHHLQQDGQSGGTGQRSQNASLQQKTQINKSAYNSYNWGAN